The genomic region gCAGCAAAtcagccccaaaccatgatgcttcctctgccatgttttacagtggggatgagattttgatgttggtgtgctgtgccttttttctccacacatagtgttgtgtgttttttccaaacaactaaaTTTTGGTTTgatctgtccacagaatattttgtccgtagtgctgtggaacatccaagtgctcttttgcaaacttcaaacgtgctgcaatattttttttggacatcaatggcttcctctgtggtgtcctcccatatactccattcttgtttgatgttttccttattgtagatgtgtcaacaaaaatgttgcatgtgccagagatttctgtaagtctttagctgagACTCTAGgacaggggtggccaaccctggtcctcaagagccacagccctgcatgttttccaactatctcaGTCCTACCCTttgctgattacatggatcaggtgtgttcagccaatcagaagcaggaaatgcagagcTAGTTGGAAAACAATCAGGACtgtggctcttgaggaccagggttggccacccctgctCTAGGactcttctttacctcattaagcaTTCTacgctgtgctcttgcagtcatctttttttttcacatactttttccaccctcttctaaaggaagaaacctccagcagaaccaggctcagggtgggcggccatctgcctcgaccagttggcAAGGGcgtacagaaaatatttttcctgGTAAGTTACAATCCTTAATTAAGCTCTATTTGGGGTTGTTCTATGAATCTGTAATCatggaaaagaaactgaaagtcTTGTTTGTTGATTGGTTAGTTATTGATTTGATCTAAGGTAATCTCCATTGGCTCGTCAGAATCATAATTTGTCTCTGCCCTGAGTATTTCTTCTAAGTAGTTGTTTCCTTTTACTTCCtctttaattgtatttaatagTTCATAACTTCTAGTCTCCTTAAGTAAAATAACGAGTCTTCCAAATATAACGTAGAGAGGACAGGCAAACCCTAAGACAATGCTAAACTCAGTAGCTGCTTCACTCTGATACCAATGTCCTCCTCTGTGCATCCCAAATACTCCTTGATCATTAACCACTGGGGAACCAGAGGAGCCTGGACCCATCCGAGTTTTGTAAGTGATGACTTTGTCTCCCCCATTTCTACCCAGCAATATATTCGCAAAACCTTCTTCTCTTATGATTCTCATGATTTGTGAAGACTTGTTTTTgccaataaataaatgatcataGACAGCCTGCTCCCTCTTCTGTTTCTCAATGATTTCCGTGGATTCCATTTTTTTCTTATCTCCACCGGGATAACCAGAAACTTTACAGCCGCTGCCGTGTAAAGGTGGTGGAGAAATTCTTTTAAGCAGTCCTGGTGGTAAATTAAAAATCTTTGATAGATGATCTAGACTAAGCTCGAGCAATGCAAAATCACACTTTATGTCAAATACTTTAACTGTAAATCTGTAGGTTTGCTCAGGTTCATTGCTAAACTGAGCCAACCCATAAACGTCAGAATTTAAATTGTCTCCATGAGTGTAGTTTTCAAATAAATGGGCATTAGTCATaataaagttgaaaaaaaagacaaagccaGTTCCCTGTGAAATATTAGGAACAAACACTTTACAGACTGACTGGTCTAGTTCCTGATCTTCATCGATGTTTATACCAAACAGATTTTTCTCAAAATAAGTGAATTTGGAATTGTTAATAAAGCGactgtctgttttctcttcctcatcatAAGTTAACTTTGACTGATTGCTGGCTCTATAACTAAAAATGTCTATGAATAACTGCAGAGAGGTTGAACCATTTACAATGTAATTAAGATATAAATGATTGTTGGTCGGCCGTTCCATATTCTTCAGAATTTCAGATAAATGTCTGtcctgcagaaaaagagaaacaaaaggtAGATAGTAAGGATATTGCAATTAAATTTTAACATTCTCTCAAGACATATATCAGATATAATGACTGACATCTCAGAATATGACTGAAGGCAATACATATGCCTATATTCTACAGATATAGGCAGATGGCGGAAGGTGCTGACAATCTGCTAAtgtctgtttactgtgtgtgtatatataaatatatataaagtatatctTTGTAGTTAGAACTGAATTTCCTATCTGTGTTCAGCAACTATTTAGTAAAAAGTCAGCGCAGATACAAATTAAACTACATCAAATGGTGACTCTTGTATCCTGTGAAGGGTGGGGCgcaaacaaaataactttcTTACTCAGCTTTGGTTTAGTATGATGcatagagtttttttttactacagcaacaacatgtgTAACATACTGTTGGAAACCTTCATCTTTCTGCAGATTATGTGGAGTAGTAAAAGGTTTAATTCAAAACAATTATGTGTAATATGTAACATGTTACATTTCAAATAACAACAATGATGATGGAATCGTTTAGAAATTCCTTCCTGAACATAAAGATAAGGTTACTTTACCTGTTAGTTAAAGATGTCATTCAAAGATAAAAatttctgccaaatgactaaatgtaaattccATTTGTACTCACTCCACATCCAGTGGTTGTTATAGAGAACAAATATTAATAGTAACCATAACATTACcaataatattataaacaaattataataataataataacgattATCTCTTAACCACTACATTTCCTGAACTGATTGACTGAATGACAACAAAGCAGGCATTCATGAGAGCATAGTCCAACTAGAGAATTatactttaaaatatgaatttcaaAGTAAATGATGACTACATGAACAGTATTTAATACAccgtttcatttttatttattacttgcctgttttataatgtttaattatCCTTGTTACTTTATTATCTAAAGAACTTTGTGCTCTATTGTACATTCTACCTTGTAGTATTTTTCAGCGTCATTTTGCATTGTATGAAACTatgtgaactgtatgtgtgATCATCCCATTTCTGTATCAACTGAATATTATTGACCACTCTGATGAGTTTAAGgaatatttattaaatacaaagtTAACATAGCCCACTTAATAATAAAGCTACGTGAGTTTGGTTTGGACATAAGATGCTGGTTTCCTGACAGTTGAGCGATGTCCCCCAGGGCTTTATTCAAGGCCCAATGAGAAGTTAATCCCATGAACAATACCAATGATAGTAGAATGGAATCAAGTTGgactcttctgtttcttctgcaCATGTTATTTTCACTGAACACATTGGACTGGAATCCATTCCATTTAACTATCATTGGGCCTTGAATAAAGGCCTGGGGGACACCACTGTAAGTGCATATGGACTTGTTAAAGTTCAAAACTCTGAAGGTCAGTGCAAGGAGCGGATTCAGGCTGCTTCGAAGGCTCATCGGACTGTACCATACTCTGCCACCTGTGAGGGGGAATTTAGATTGGCATGTTGTGGACtatgttaatttatatttgttaatttagttaattAGTCCTTTTTTGGATGGAGTTATTTTTAAAGGAGATTTTATAATGAATAATTCAAtgtaattcagttcaattcagtttatatGTTTAgcaaaaaatcacaaaaaaaaatatccaaaatCACTTTACTGTACGTAGTACAgaattaaataaacatgtacTACATAGAGTTGTATAGAAAACCCCAACAAATTAAATTCCCAACACCTTAGTTCAAATATGTGAGATCGCTTTTCTTGCCTAGTCATGAAGGTAAATTTAAAGGTCAAAGTAGTGCTAGTTAAGACTGTATTTGTAAAGAAAGAATCTAT from Anabas testudineus chromosome 18, fAnaTes1.2, whole genome shotgun sequence harbors:
- the LOC113168470 gene encoding uncharacterized protein LOC113168470; translation: MERPTNNHLYLNYIVNGSTSLQLFIDIFSYRASNQSKLTYDEEEKTDSRFINNSKFTYFEKNLFGINIDEDQELDQSVCKVFVPNISQGTGFVFFFNFIMTNAHLFENYTHGDNLNSDVYGLAQFSNEPEQTYRFTVKVFDIKCDFALLELSLDHLSKIFNLPPGLLKRISPPPLHGSGCKVSGYPGGDKKKMESTEIIEKQKREQAVYDHLFIGKNKSSQIMRIIREEGFANILLGRNGGDKVITYKTRMGPGSSGSPVVNDQGVFGMHRGGHWYQSEAATEFSIVLGFACPLYVIFGRLVILLKETRSYELLNTIKEEVKGNNYLEEILRAETNYDSDEPMEITLDQINN